The Neoarius graeffei isolate fNeoGra1 chromosome 10, fNeoGra1.pri, whole genome shotgun sequence sequence aaaaagtgtatttcaCTCTCCATTAGTAAATTAATTTCACTCTATAACCTTGCGGCAGTCAAACTAACTGCTATAAATGGTCAGAAATGTTTCCCTGACGTAATAAATGATTTGATCAGTCCATGGTTACTTTACTATCCAGTATAATAGTTTGTCGGGACAAATGGCATCTTGCTGATCACTGCCGGTACCATCTTCTTCCTCACCTCTACCTGAACAGGTGTTCCTATTTTACTGAAGCTTGTGTCCACATAACCCATGGCAACATTTTGCTTTAGGCAGGGAGAAGGGCATCCACTGGTGACCTCacctttattattaaaaaaagggggggggggggggggggggggggcggaaatGAAATGATAAATTATTGAAGACAAAAAAGTGTagagataaatatttgaaaagaatgAATAACTCCTCAAACTGTAGCTTGACTAAGTGAATGTATCTGAAGTGAATACATGCCTGAATTAATACATGGTTATGTTCATTAAAGATTTTAAAGCGTAGTGGCAAGAAATTAGCAATAATAATTCATACAGGAGTGTCGTAAATGACTTGTTTTAGCACCAGCTGTGTCAGAGTTCCCTAATTAGTTTTTAAATTATATGTCAAGCATTCTAAGCCAAGGGCTAAAATGTCCAGAGttaaacactcacacacctacCAACACTGAAAAATTAGCATCCTGGCACGCGCACGCCTTTTTATATCTGACTCAGACCAGAAACATTGTTATTTACTGTTCCTCTACTAgcaaaaaacaattacagcaaGTAGCACACAGCAGGAAAGGACCGAGTATCCTTTATCGCGCAGGCCATAATACTCTTGGTTTAGGACAGTTAATGACTATCGGTTATTTACTGGTAATAATAGGTGGAGATGACAGGCAGCTTTAGTTTGCAAGTCGAGGACGACAGAAAGCACGCACGTCTTCTGATATCTGTGTGCATGTTACAGCGTAGGTCGGGGATCAAGTGTATGGTgtgtgatgaggtcaaaataaagTAGAGCAGCAACAGGCACCATTTCAAAATTTTGCACACTCTATTAAACGCTTTAGGACCGATGTCTTAGTGCCAATGGGTTGGCGTAGGCAAGACGTTTGGCTCTTGCAGGCCGGACCTGGCTCGCAGGCCGCCATTTGGGGTTTGGGTAGCTATGTTCTTATGTCAGTTGACAAATACTGATTAGTCTTCTTCCTGTAGTTAAAAGCCTATTAACAGCAACTACAAtaactgaaagagacgtcatagttccataaataaataaatggcgacCATAATTATTGCGTGTTCATATTACCTATAATTTTGCCATCAGGGTTGAGGATAGGGGCGTGTTGTCGTACTGGTGGGCCACTGGACACAAGTCCCACTCTTTTCCTCTGAGTCTTCGCTTTGATCTGTGGAATGATGACATCAGCTCCAGGGAAATCCCTCGCCTGCCGACGGCGCTTACCTACAATCATATACAGCATAATGTTAAGTTCATGTCACTTTAAACCATTAAAGAAATGATCTCTGTGAAACAATTAATCCTTTATTATGTTTTTCATGctaaagggaagaaaaaaaaaaaaaaaaaaaaaaaaaagcctggccaagacacaccacacacacacacacacacacacacacacacacacactcccctcaCGTGTGATGAAAACACTCCTCAGCATGTATGCAAACCCAACCTGACCCTGAGTACCTTGTTTACATTTACAAACATCACACTTACAACATTAAACTTTAACCAGCATATTTATAAATGTAACGCACATAAAGTAGACAGATCCAGAGTGTACAGATATTCGCACAGTTACTCATTCCATTCAGTATGCACTATGAAGACACACCTATAGTCCATACGAGACTCGCTTCCACAGGTGTCGTAGTCTCATCGATGTCGTTGCCGTAGAGACAGAGCCCTGCTTCCAGTCTAAGGCTGTCACGTGCACCAAGGCCAGCCAGTTTCACCTCACTATTGACCAGTAGTTTCTCCATCAACTCTACCACACTCCCACTTGGAACTGATATCTGACAGACGCATTTGTAAACAACGTAAAATGTGTATATCGGaagatacagtatatacaaatataTATTACTTTCCATCTAATATGGCTGCATACACAATGTTCGATTTCTGAATATGACAATACACTGGTGACATACTCTACGTAATGGCCATATGCACTTTTCAAATCCTATGAGATTCAATACCATACCTCCCCCAAAATCAAGTAACCTCATTACTGCAGCTTCTATTCTTATGTTTGCATAACACACCTCAACACCATCCTCCCCAGTGTATCCACAGCGAGTGACCCTACAACCCTGGATGCCAAACACTGGGGTCAAAACACTGGTCATAAAGGTCAGCTTGCTGAGATCATCACACACACCCTCTTGCAGCACCCGTGCTGTTGATGGACCTACAAACACAAACGCAAGCAGAGAAATACAATAAAATATGCACATAAATGCTTGCTTGTGTGATTATCTGTACACACAGCTGTATGTGTGATACTCATGCGCAAAACTATGCACTGTATTCAGTTTGTGTATACCACTCAGTCTCACCCTGTATAGCTATCAAGCTCTCTTCCAAATACTCCAAATCGACAGCATGACCTGCAGCTTTAAACTCTTGCAGTTTGGCCTAcaaaaacagcagcaaaaaggaaaGAGGTAAAAGAACCAGCAAAGCTAACCACAATCCCTTCAGGATTAGTGCTGGTATATCAGGCACAGCAgcatttctgtttttgttttttttttaaaggcagatAAAGTAAAGTAGTGTCCATTAAGTGTACACAGCACTGCTACTGGCCCCGGACACAATCATTTCAGGGAATTTACAAACAAATATTTTTAATGTTTTGACCACGTTAAGAGTTTCAGTCCGTTTCCTGGCCACAGTGAAACATGAAAATGACAgaaccagggcaggaatttcatgagggccatggccctcgtgccctctcaatttggccttgtgcccttggaaaaaaatatctgccgtaaggccacagtggccttgatgccctgcggttttgcagttttgtagtctgcctcgtgactgccaataggctttaacatcacctgcgtctattgagaaaaagaaaaacaaaaaacgtcttttgatgacattctggattcttattggacaactcatcagtggtggatcggactcgagcctggcatgaaccgctctgacgtgctataatgacaccaatctatcaccagccaacctggagacttaatcaaacgcatcccccgcccacttgtgtttgtgtctgagacgttgaattttcacagaaggagggaagaagttgactgaggtaagactgtgtgataaattaacgaacaaataagataggaatttcaacatatagggcttaagtttgttaccgttaaataagcactgcttgtacagtaacgttatgtcattacaacgttgacccacttttaacgtgcagagtactgactgtagccggtaacaaatgctaattagcttgctgtcaagtttttcctttgtcgagctttaagtgtaaggtcatggatgttactactgcttgttcctgccgtaatatgatatgTGATATGtactgttgtctgttcatagccacttttttaatctatgcagttagcattgttttgttactagtattgtaggtttctttttgctgtttaaccgaagtgtaaccgctgccatcttgacgagatcaccatcgcaagagattttctctcattgtttttggcgtcattacaacattaacatttacttttattcattttcatatacattctagtatatgttccatttacagtcaaacattttgatgtactccaggctcaattttgattaatcaaaaatctgcatagTAGTCCAGTCTGAAAATGCTCTTGCACattgtgtcaattgaacaaaaattatgggaggatataggtttaataagttttacaatttttgaagtgagtgatggattgataagtttagatgtgttcaatattttcttatctttggacagtgtaggagatgtttctttacctgcttgatagtttcgactgagactccaatcttcctcagaagagtcattagtccttaaattaaattcattatagccaggtgtgtttatctgctggagaaggtgttcgcttgccatccttccacttgtaagtggtgagtgacttgcgcatgcccgatatgcactgggatcatgtgacgtgacgtctaattagtcatgtgattagcatatccgtgtattggcgttgctgtgtgcacgcgaatcgtgtattggcgttgctgtgtgcacacgaatcgttttaaaaacgttaatctgatgatccgctgatacggtctaatgtaaacaccaccttagagtcaccagttaacctaacctgcatgtctttggactgtgggggaaaccggagcacccggaggaaacccacatggagaatatgcaaactccacacagaaaggccctcgctggccatggggctcaaacccggaccttcttgctgtgaggtgacagcactaaccactacaccaccgtgccgcccccatgtcaTTTACTATactagaaaaaataaaataagtcaaCCATGAAATTAAAACCCGAACACAGAAATCAGCATCACAATGTTTCTGCCATTTTGGAATTGTCGCGATCACATGACGTCAGTGTTTTTGAAACGAGTACGTTTTCTTATCATGTCCACACAACAGTGAGAAAAGGTGCTCCCAGATGCCTCGACTATAAAATGAAGATTCAAAAAGGAGTGTCCACTGGAAATAAGCAAAATAAataagatatttaaaaaaaaaaaaaaaaaaagtatccacATTAGTGCAGACTAAGGCGTCtgaccaaagtttttttttttttaaaaacacatcacCCCAAAACAAATGATCATTAGAAAATGGCAAGTCTTTAATTTCAAGTGTATGGTTAAATATGCCTTTTTTGGCAACAGAAATTTTTACCCCTAAAGTCAGGAAACCCTTAAAAAACATTCAAACCGAATCCAGCTGGTATGAAGGTAAAAGTTGAGATCAGCTCAAGTCTAGAGGAGATTTTACCCAACAGTGTCCCTCCTAACTCTTGTCTCTCTCAAAGACTTACCTCCATACGAGCAGAGTCTTTGTCTGCACAGCCAGCATTGGACACCACATACAGATAACCCTGATCTGTCTTCGTCACTATCAGGTCATCTATGATGCCCCCTTTATCAGTGGTGAAGAGAGACAGGGTGCCCTAGAAACACACATCAGACACTAATGTTTGCCTAAGTATAAACTGCCTGAAGCAAATCTACTGTTTATTCTTATTTGCATAAACTTAACTGACAGGCCATGTTATGTGCTTTCGTCTACCATTTCTTTGCATTTCACCATAATGACACACACAAATTCTGCTTTGGAGAGCACTTCACTTGAGATTCATGCACGCACAACCAcaaatcaagaaataattatttaacCAAATTAAAGGGTAAGTGTGTGCACTTGTGTGATCACCTGGTTGTCCTTCAGCTCTGCAATATCACCAACAATCAAGGACTCCATGAACTTTATTCGGTCTTTCCCATGGACTTTGGTCTAGAGGCAATAAGACACAAGCAGGCTTATAGAATGCCTAAGGACAATTATGATGAAAGGAAATGCAGAGAGTTAGTTTAGTTTGCATGCTGAGTAACATTTGTATGGCTGACATACACTCAGGCCTGGTCCACCCGAACGTAGTGAAACGTGAAAATGCATCTTTTTAGGTCAGCTCTCTAAAGTGGATAAATCTGAAAACACGTTCACATTGCATTGTGGAGAAATAATACATGAAACAAGCTGATGGCACACAATTATATGAGATTTACACTCCGTGTCACAGTTGAACAGATGTTGGGTGTAGCCAAAAACACCaaccttaaaaaaacaaaaaaacccgcgAAAGATCATACATGCCTGCCGAATGCCAATTTATATTATTCTATTGTCATTGTGCATACTGTGGCTAAAAATGTGGCCAAAACATGAAAAAAGCATTTTCAGATTTCCTTGTGGACTCAGTATGGACTCAATCTCCACAGACCTGTAACATGTGGCTGACATCGAAGATGGAGCAGTGTTGGCGTGTGTGGAGGTGCGAGTTGATGTGGCTTTCTGTGTACTGCACAGGCATGCTCCATCCTGCAAACTCCACCATTTTACCCCCATGAGCTCTGTGAAATTCATAGAGAGGGGTTCGCTTCAGACCTGCCTGGATGGACAAAGACAAAGACAGTGACAGGACAGccattttctcacagcacattcCTTGTACATGTATGATGCTTATTTTTAAAAAACGATATTTAGATAAATACAGAGGAATGGCAAAATCTGACGTACTGAAAGTGTGTTGCGTATATGTGTATACATCTTTCTATAATATCTGTTGCTCTGGAGTTTATACCCATTCTATTGTTATTTTTGAACAATTATACAATGGACTAAGGTCTTTACGTCTACTCTACAAGAGTGTAGTGAACattgttagtttttttcttttttatcagacatctaattttttaggtttgtttacctgacatgttaataataaaacttacatcggggagacaggaaggagtttcaacacaagaaaaaatgaacataagaaagagtgcgaaaaggagacagctacaagacaaacccgaacaataaaagaaaaggcacaacaggaaaattataagtcagctataacagatcattgtaaaagggaaaatcatgttatggactgggggaatgccagagtcatccgcacagaagataataaacatcagcgctggatcagggaggccatagagatccgtaagcgaagcccgaggaccatcaaccgagatgagggagcatacatgctctcccatacctggagtgccatcttgcaggggacgaactgacagtagaaggcgtgaccaacctgtcaatccagacaggaaggccacgcctttggaaacatcagctgataaaagatgcgtcaccaataacatccggtgacactctgaggaagacgacagtcgtacgtcgaaacatgtcaggtaaacaaacctaaaaaattagatgtctgataaaaaagaaaaaaaactaacaatattcaatataagacataatgaacgtaatcgaaagattaagaataagttatggaaatgaaagcatcaaggagtttcgccgccttgaaagtttgacacggaaacgggcacgctacaggaatcacctgaggttcaatctgcgctgccgggatgaggaagtcgtaccagccagcctgaacatcaagaacccgattccaaccagaaatgCGGAAAAggtgatcaggaaagtgcggatgactctggtaaaagaacggatacggtgcacaactgacaaactcaAGAATATCAATAGAGAACTACATagggagacggaaactttcaaacgccggtttccccaaaacaaggaaatggaaatagcaatacacggacatttggtagacatacacgagcaggaattcacagagacaaaaacccgacaaatccgaaaactggacagactcattgcacagaaaaagaaggcagaaccggagcacgcacacatcaacgaaaaatggattcacaacatatcaaggtacaaactctcacaagcagaacgcagtatattagcaaaaggactcaactacgctgtcacaccgaacaacataccacacgacgaattcattctggcaactgaattagcatgtgagaaaatacaggatcagggacaaaaagcagcactaagaaacgcaatagctggtatattgaaaacggccaaaccaccacccagtaacatcaccaaacaggaagccaaagccatgaaaacgttagcaaaaaataaagacatcacaatcctcccagcagataaaggcagaacagtagTTATCATGGACACCGAAGAATATGAATACAAAATGagggaattactcagtgacaatgccttcgagatattaagaaaagacccaacagaagacaagaaaaagaaactaaaagcattactcaaaccactactcgatgaaaataaaatagataaacaggcatataatcatttagtacccacagccaatgtcatccccaggatttacggcacaccaaaaatacacaaaccaggaacaccattacgccccatagtagatagcattggttcagttacatacaacttatcaaaagcactcaccgaaataattaaaccattactaggactcgcagaccaacactgcaaaaactcaaaacaactggcagaagaactaaaaaacataaaaatgcaacaagacgaagttttcatttcacatgtcatatctcttttcaccagaacacccacgggagccaccatacagatagtacaagacaaattaaaaacagataggacgctcaagaaacgcacaaacctcaccgtacaagacattcagctccttcaattcatcgccacatccacatactttcagttcaggaatacaatctacagacaaaaggaaggttt is a genomic window containing:
- the amt gene encoding aminomethyltransferase, mitochondrial, with product MLAGGRVTRRFVLRGRVSCGFLQTPVPPEGKRQQEGYGTAEAGLKRTPLYEFHRAHGGKMVEFAGWSMPVQYTESHINSHLHTRQHCSIFDVSHMLQTKVHGKDRIKFMESLIVGDIAELKDNQGTLSLFTTDKGGIIDDLIVTKTDQGYLYVVSNAGCADKDSARMEAKLQEFKAAGHAVDLEYLEESLIAIQGPSTARVLQEGVCDDLSKLTFMTSVLTPVFGIQGCRVTRCGYTGEDGVEISVPSGSVVELMEKLLVNSEVKLAGLGARDSLRLEAGLCLYGNDIDETTTPVEASLVWTIGKRRRQARDFPGADVIIPQIKAKTQRKRVGLVSSGPPVRQHAPILNPDGKIIGEVTSGCPSPCLKQNVAMGYVDTSFSKIGTPVQVEVRKKMVPAVISKMPFVPTNYYTG